From a region of the Ovis aries strain OAR_USU_Benz2616 breed Rambouillet chromosome 2, ARS-UI_Ramb_v3.0, whole genome shotgun sequence genome:
- the C2H2orf72 gene encoding uncharacterized protein C2orf72 homolog isoform X5, producing the protein MERELEALAARPESPGEPPFQALVEAAGGRGQVLLVGELWEREQSRALLWDFAQAVFPPQQAAGKPGGGAAEGAGPGAPRAPKRHATGARAIRSPLVFVLCRASSLAARGPRRHLREMLRDVRGRRRAGAALVGVLVAEAEPEDAAAPELRLLEALLRRVFGRQAGGPVQAAAYRPGHPASSLAVQAAACRALQAAGPWQPEVDFLLQKAFPDPLPFASSQIKPQDLLLLSKLLPWWFCHFPIRRSLGQTRPSSTAGVLFLGSLEPGEGPRYQLPQWSSSG; encoded by the exons ATGGAGCGTGAGCTGGAGGCGCTGGCCGCCCGGCCCGAGAGCCCGGGCGAGCCGCCCTTCCAGGCGCTGGTGGAGGCGGCGGGCGGCCGCGGGCAGGTGCTGCTGGTGGGCGAGCTGTGGGAGCGCGAGCAGAGCCGCGCGCTGCTGTGGGACTTCGCCCAAGCGGTGTTCCCGCCCCAGCAAGCCGCGGGCAAACCCGGCGGCGGGGCCGCCGAGGGCGCGGGGCCCGGGGCGCCGAGGGCACCGAAAAGGCACGCGACCGGGGCGCGCGCCATCCGCTCGCCGCTCGTCTTCGTCCTGTGCCGCGCGTCGTCGCTGGCCGCCCGGGGCCCGCGGCGCCACCTGCGGGAGATGCTGCGGGATGTGCGAGGCCGGCGGCGGGCCGGCGCGGCGCTGGTCGGGGTGCTGGTGGCCGAGGCGGAGCCGGAGGACGCGGCGGCCCCGGAGCTGCGGCTGCTGGAGGCGCTGCTGCGCAGGGTGTTCGGCCGCCAGGCGGGAGGCCCAGTGCAGGCGGCCGCCTACCGCCCTGGCCACCCGGCTTCCAGCCTGGCGGTGCAGGCGGCCGCCTGCAGGGCCCTGCAAGCCGCCGGGCCCTGGCAACCAG AAGTGGacttcctcctccagaaagccttccctgacccACTCCCCTTTGCAAGTTCACAAATCAAACCCCAGGACCTGCTTCTGCTCTCCAAGCTCTTACCATGGTGGTTTTGTCACTTTCCCAT CAGAAGGAGCCTGGGACAGACCAGGCCTTCCAGCACTGCTGGCGTGCTTTTCCTGGGGTCCCTGGAGCCGGGGGAAGGACCCAGATACCAGCTCCCGCAGTGGTCCAGCTCAGG GTGA
- the C2H2orf72 gene encoding uncharacterized protein C2orf72 homolog isoform X1, protein MERELEALAARPESPGEPPFQALVEAAGGRGQVLLVGELWEREQSRALLWDFAQAVFPPQQAAGKPGGGAAEGAGPGAPRAPKRHATGARAIRSPLVFVLCRASSLAARGPRRHLREMLRDVRGRRRAGAALVGVLVAEAEPEDAAAPELRLLEALLRRVFGRQAGGPVQAAAYRPGHPASSLAVQAAACRALQAAGPWQPAEGAWDRPGLPALLACFSWGPWSRGKDPDTSSRSGPAQGDLQDSEEELVLTAVYPNGDCEDPGKGSKPCDRIASAPTEPARDLR, encoded by the exons ATGGAGCGTGAGCTGGAGGCGCTGGCCGCCCGGCCCGAGAGCCCGGGCGAGCCGCCCTTCCAGGCGCTGGTGGAGGCGGCGGGCGGCCGCGGGCAGGTGCTGCTGGTGGGCGAGCTGTGGGAGCGCGAGCAGAGCCGCGCGCTGCTGTGGGACTTCGCCCAAGCGGTGTTCCCGCCCCAGCAAGCCGCGGGCAAACCCGGCGGCGGGGCCGCCGAGGGCGCGGGGCCCGGGGCGCCGAGGGCACCGAAAAGGCACGCGACCGGGGCGCGCGCCATCCGCTCGCCGCTCGTCTTCGTCCTGTGCCGCGCGTCGTCGCTGGCCGCCCGGGGCCCGCGGCGCCACCTGCGGGAGATGCTGCGGGATGTGCGAGGCCGGCGGCGGGCCGGCGCGGCGCTGGTCGGGGTGCTGGTGGCCGAGGCGGAGCCGGAGGACGCGGCGGCCCCGGAGCTGCGGCTGCTGGAGGCGCTGCTGCGCAGGGTGTTCGGCCGCCAGGCGGGAGGCCCAGTGCAGGCGGCCGCCTACCGCCCTGGCCACCCGGCTTCCAGCCTGGCGGTGCAGGCGGCCGCCTGCAGGGCCCTGCAAGCCGCCGGGCCCTGGCAACCAG CAGAAGGAGCCTGGGACAGACCAGGCCTTCCAGCACTGCTGGCGTGCTTTTCCTGGGGTCCCTGGAGCCGGGGGAAGGACCCAGATACCAGCTCCCGCAGTGGTCCAGCTCAGG GTGACCTCCAGGACTCTGAGGAGGAGCTGGTACTGACGGCCGTATATCCCAATGGAGATTGCGAGGATCCCGGAAAGGGGTCAAAACCCTGTGACAGAATTGCCTCTGCTCCCACTGAGCCCGCCAGAGACTTGAGATGA
- the C2H2orf72 gene encoding uncharacterized protein C2orf72 homolog isoform X4, with the protein MERELEALAARPESPGEPPFQALVEAAGGRGQVLLVGELWEREQSRALLWDFAQAVFPPQQAAGKPGGGAAEGAGPGAPRAPKRHATGARAIRSPLVFVLCRASSLAARGPRRHLREMLRDVRGRRRAGAALVGVLVAEAEPEDAAAPELRLLEALLRRVFGRQAGGPVQAAAYRPGHPASSLAVQAAACRALQAAGPWQPEVDFLLQKAFPDPLPFASSQIKPQDLLLLSKLLPWWFCHFPIRSLGQTRPSSTAGVLFLGSLEPGEGPRYQLPQWSSSGIKS; encoded by the exons ATGGAGCGTGAGCTGGAGGCGCTGGCCGCCCGGCCCGAGAGCCCGGGCGAGCCGCCCTTCCAGGCGCTGGTGGAGGCGGCGGGCGGCCGCGGGCAGGTGCTGCTGGTGGGCGAGCTGTGGGAGCGCGAGCAGAGCCGCGCGCTGCTGTGGGACTTCGCCCAAGCGGTGTTCCCGCCCCAGCAAGCCGCGGGCAAACCCGGCGGCGGGGCCGCCGAGGGCGCGGGGCCCGGGGCGCCGAGGGCACCGAAAAGGCACGCGACCGGGGCGCGCGCCATCCGCTCGCCGCTCGTCTTCGTCCTGTGCCGCGCGTCGTCGCTGGCCGCCCGGGGCCCGCGGCGCCACCTGCGGGAGATGCTGCGGGATGTGCGAGGCCGGCGGCGGGCCGGCGCGGCGCTGGTCGGGGTGCTGGTGGCCGAGGCGGAGCCGGAGGACGCGGCGGCCCCGGAGCTGCGGCTGCTGGAGGCGCTGCTGCGCAGGGTGTTCGGCCGCCAGGCGGGAGGCCCAGTGCAGGCGGCCGCCTACCGCCCTGGCCACCCGGCTTCCAGCCTGGCGGTGCAGGCGGCCGCCTGCAGGGCCCTGCAAGCCGCCGGGCCCTGGCAACCAG AAGTGGacttcctcctccagaaagccttccctgacccACTCCCCTTTGCAAGTTCACAAATCAAACCCCAGGACCTGCTTCTGCTCTCCAAGCTCTTACCATGGTGGTTTTGTCACTTTCCCAT AAGGAGCCTGGGACAGACCAGGCCTTCCAGCACTGCTGGCGTGCTTTTCCTGGGGTCCCTGGAGCCGGGGGAAGGACCCAGATACCAGCTCCCGCAGTGGTCCAGCTCAGG gataaaatcctag
- the C2H2orf72 gene encoding uncharacterized protein C2orf72 homolog isoform X3, with protein MERELEALAARPESPGEPPFQALVEAAGGRGQVLLVGELWEREQSRALLWDFAQAVFPPQQAAGKPGGGAAEGAGPGAPRAPKRHATGARAIRSPLVFVLCRASSLAARGPRRHLREMLRDVRGRRRAGAALVGVLVAEAEPEDAAAPELRLLEALLRRVFGRQAGGPVQAAAYRPGHPASSLAVQAAACRALQAAGPWQPEGAWDRPGLPALLACFSWGPWSRGKDPDTSSRSGPAQGDLQDSEEELVLTAVYPNGDCEDPGKGSKPCDRIASAPTEPARDLR; from the exons ATGGAGCGTGAGCTGGAGGCGCTGGCCGCCCGGCCCGAGAGCCCGGGCGAGCCGCCCTTCCAGGCGCTGGTGGAGGCGGCGGGCGGCCGCGGGCAGGTGCTGCTGGTGGGCGAGCTGTGGGAGCGCGAGCAGAGCCGCGCGCTGCTGTGGGACTTCGCCCAAGCGGTGTTCCCGCCCCAGCAAGCCGCGGGCAAACCCGGCGGCGGGGCCGCCGAGGGCGCGGGGCCCGGGGCGCCGAGGGCACCGAAAAGGCACGCGACCGGGGCGCGCGCCATCCGCTCGCCGCTCGTCTTCGTCCTGTGCCGCGCGTCGTCGCTGGCCGCCCGGGGCCCGCGGCGCCACCTGCGGGAGATGCTGCGGGATGTGCGAGGCCGGCGGCGGGCCGGCGCGGCGCTGGTCGGGGTGCTGGTGGCCGAGGCGGAGCCGGAGGACGCGGCGGCCCCGGAGCTGCGGCTGCTGGAGGCGCTGCTGCGCAGGGTGTTCGGCCGCCAGGCGGGAGGCCCAGTGCAGGCGGCCGCCTACCGCCCTGGCCACCCGGCTTCCAGCCTGGCGGTGCAGGCGGCCGCCTGCAGGGCCCTGCAAGCCGCCGGGCCCTGGCAACCAG AAGGAGCCTGGGACAGACCAGGCCTTCCAGCACTGCTGGCGTGCTTTTCCTGGGGTCCCTGGAGCCGGGGGAAGGACCCAGATACCAGCTCCCGCAGTGGTCCAGCTCAGG GTGACCTCCAGGACTCTGAGGAGGAGCTGGTACTGACGGCCGTATATCCCAATGGAGATTGCGAGGATCCCGGAAAGGGGTCAAAACCCTGTGACAGAATTGCCTCTGCTCCCACTGAGCCCGCCAGAGACTTGAGATGA
- the C2H2orf72 gene encoding uncharacterized protein C2orf72 homolog isoform X6 — translation MERELEALAARPESPGEPPFQALVEAAGGRGQVLLVGELWEREQSRALLWDFAQAVFPPQQAAGKPGGGAAEGAGPGAPRAPKRHATGARAIRSPLVFVLCRASSLAARGPRRHLREMLRDVRGRRRAGAALVGVLVAEAEPEDAAAPELRLLEALLRRVFGRQAGGPVQAAAYRPGHPASSLAVQAAACRALQAAGPWQPAEGAWDRPGLPALLACFSWGPWSRGKDPDTSSRSGPAQG, via the exons ATGGAGCGTGAGCTGGAGGCGCTGGCCGCCCGGCCCGAGAGCCCGGGCGAGCCGCCCTTCCAGGCGCTGGTGGAGGCGGCGGGCGGCCGCGGGCAGGTGCTGCTGGTGGGCGAGCTGTGGGAGCGCGAGCAGAGCCGCGCGCTGCTGTGGGACTTCGCCCAAGCGGTGTTCCCGCCCCAGCAAGCCGCGGGCAAACCCGGCGGCGGGGCCGCCGAGGGCGCGGGGCCCGGGGCGCCGAGGGCACCGAAAAGGCACGCGACCGGGGCGCGCGCCATCCGCTCGCCGCTCGTCTTCGTCCTGTGCCGCGCGTCGTCGCTGGCCGCCCGGGGCCCGCGGCGCCACCTGCGGGAGATGCTGCGGGATGTGCGAGGCCGGCGGCGGGCCGGCGCGGCGCTGGTCGGGGTGCTGGTGGCCGAGGCGGAGCCGGAGGACGCGGCGGCCCCGGAGCTGCGGCTGCTGGAGGCGCTGCTGCGCAGGGTGTTCGGCCGCCAGGCGGGAGGCCCAGTGCAGGCGGCCGCCTACCGCCCTGGCCACCCGGCTTCCAGCCTGGCGGTGCAGGCGGCCGCCTGCAGGGCCCTGCAAGCCGCCGGGCCCTGGCAACCAG CAGAAGGAGCCTGGGACAGACCAGGCCTTCCAGCACTGCTGGCGTGCTTTTCCTGGGGTCCCTGGAGCCGGGGGAAGGACCCAGATACCAGCTCCCGCAGTGGTCCAGCTCAGG gataa
- the C2H2orf72 gene encoding uncharacterized protein C2orf72 homolog isoform X2: MERELEALAARPESPGEPPFQALVEAAGGRGQVLLVGELWEREQSRALLWDFAQAVFPPQQAAGKPGGGAAEGAGPGAPRAPKRHATGARAIRSPLVFVLCRASSLAARGPRRHLREMLRDVRGRRRAGAALVGVLVAEAEPEDAAAPELRLLEALLRRVFGRQAGGPVQAAAYRPGHPASSLAVQAAACRALQAAGPWQPEVDFLLQKAFPDPLPFASSQIKPQDLLLLSKLLPWWFCHFPIRRSLGQTRPSSTAGVLFLGSLEPGEGPRYQLPQWSSSGIKS, encoded by the exons ATGGAGCGTGAGCTGGAGGCGCTGGCCGCCCGGCCCGAGAGCCCGGGCGAGCCGCCCTTCCAGGCGCTGGTGGAGGCGGCGGGCGGCCGCGGGCAGGTGCTGCTGGTGGGCGAGCTGTGGGAGCGCGAGCAGAGCCGCGCGCTGCTGTGGGACTTCGCCCAAGCGGTGTTCCCGCCCCAGCAAGCCGCGGGCAAACCCGGCGGCGGGGCCGCCGAGGGCGCGGGGCCCGGGGCGCCGAGGGCACCGAAAAGGCACGCGACCGGGGCGCGCGCCATCCGCTCGCCGCTCGTCTTCGTCCTGTGCCGCGCGTCGTCGCTGGCCGCCCGGGGCCCGCGGCGCCACCTGCGGGAGATGCTGCGGGATGTGCGAGGCCGGCGGCGGGCCGGCGCGGCGCTGGTCGGGGTGCTGGTGGCCGAGGCGGAGCCGGAGGACGCGGCGGCCCCGGAGCTGCGGCTGCTGGAGGCGCTGCTGCGCAGGGTGTTCGGCCGCCAGGCGGGAGGCCCAGTGCAGGCGGCCGCCTACCGCCCTGGCCACCCGGCTTCCAGCCTGGCGGTGCAGGCGGCCGCCTGCAGGGCCCTGCAAGCCGCCGGGCCCTGGCAACCAG AAGTGGacttcctcctccagaaagccttccctgacccACTCCCCTTTGCAAGTTCACAAATCAAACCCCAGGACCTGCTTCTGCTCTCCAAGCTCTTACCATGGTGGTTTTGTCACTTTCCCAT CAGAAGGAGCCTGGGACAGACCAGGCCTTCCAGCACTGCTGGCGTGCTTTTCCTGGGGTCCCTGGAGCCGGGGGAAGGACCCAGATACCAGCTCCCGCAGTGGTCCAGCTCAGG gataaaatcctag